The following proteins come from a genomic window of Paucimonas lemoignei:
- the parC gene encoding DNA topoisomerase IV subunit A, which translates to MSDSLDLSLDGVERRSLADFTEQAYLNYSMYVIMDRALPHIGDGLKPVQRRIIYAMSELGLDADSKHKKSARTVGDVLGKFHPHGDSACYEAMVLMAQPFSYRYTLVDGQGNWGAPDDPKSFAAMRYTEARLSRYSEVLLSELGQGTADWVPNFDGTLDEPAVLPARLPNILLNGTTGIAVGMATDVPPHNLREVATACVRLLDEPKATVEQLVEHIQGPDYPTEAEIITPRADLLKMYETGKGSVRMRAVYHIEDGDIIVTALPHQVSGAKVLEQIAALMQAKPSKAPQVADLRDESDHENPCRIVIIPVNSRVDHEALMQHLFASTDLESSYRVNINIIGLDGKPQLKNLRALLVEWLEFRVRTVRRRLQFRLDKVERRLHLLDGLLVAYLNLDEVIHIIRTEEHPKARLIERFELSEIQADYILDTRLRQLARLEEMKLRNEQDELNKERTKLMALLGSEAKLKKLVRSELIKDAETYGDDRRSPIVERAEAKAMTEHDLLPNEKVTVVLSEKGWVRSAKGHDIDATGLSYKAGDVFQTAAMGRSNQYAVFIDSTGRSYSLAAHTLPSARGQGEPLTGKLQPPPGATFECVLLPEDDALYVIASDAGYGFVVKGEDLQAKNKAGKALLSLPKGAKVMLPRPVADREQNWLAAVTTEGRLLIFKISDLPQLSKGKGNKIIGVPGDRVASREEYVTDVAVIPQGATLVLQAGKRNLSLKPDDLEHYKGERGRRGNKLPRGFQRVDALLVENAS; encoded by the coding sequence ATGAGCGACTCCCTTGACCTCAGCCTGGATGGCGTAGAACGCCGATCACTGGCTGACTTCACCGAACAGGCCTACCTCAACTACTCCATGTACGTGATCATGGACCGTGCCCTGCCGCATATCGGCGACGGCCTCAAGCCTGTGCAACGACGCATCATCTACGCCATGAGCGAGTTGGGCCTGGACGCTGACTCCAAGCACAAGAAGTCGGCGCGTACCGTCGGCGACGTGCTCGGCAAGTTCCACCCCCATGGCGACTCGGCGTGCTACGAAGCCATGGTCCTGATGGCTCAACCGTTCAGCTATCGCTACACGCTGGTGGACGGCCAGGGTAACTGGGGTGCGCCGGATGATCCGAAATCCTTCGCCGCCATGCGTTACACCGAAGCGCGGTTGTCGCGTTATTCCGAAGTGCTGCTCAGCGAACTGGGCCAAGGCACGGCGGACTGGGTCCCGAACTTCGACGGCACCCTGGACGAGCCTGCGGTCTTGCCAGCACGGCTGCCGAATATTCTGCTCAATGGCACCACTGGCATCGCCGTTGGCATGGCCACTGACGTGCCGCCGCACAACCTGCGTGAAGTCGCGACTGCGTGCGTGCGCCTGCTTGATGAGCCCAAGGCCACCGTCGAGCAACTGGTTGAACATATCCAGGGTCCGGACTACCCGACCGAAGCGGAAATCATCACGCCGCGCGCCGACCTGCTGAAAATGTACGAAACCGGCAAGGGCTCGGTGCGCATGCGCGCGGTTTACCACATTGAAGACGGCGACATCATCGTCACGGCGCTGCCGCATCAGGTGTCCGGTGCCAAGGTGCTGGAGCAGATTGCCGCACTGATGCAGGCCAAACCTTCCAAAGCGCCGCAGGTTGCCGACCTGCGCGATGAGTCCGACCACGAAAACCCGTGCCGCATCGTGATCATCCCGGTGAACAGCCGTGTCGACCACGAAGCACTGATGCAGCACTTGTTCGCCAGCACCGATCTGGAATCCAGCTACCGGGTCAACATCAACATCATTGGTCTGGACGGCAAACCGCAGCTGAAAAACCTGCGGGCATTGCTGGTGGAGTGGCTGGAGTTCCGCGTACGCACGGTGCGCCGCCGCCTGCAATTCCGTCTCGATAAGGTCGAGCGTCGTCTGCACCTGTTGGACGGTTTGCTGGTTGCCTATCTCAACCTGGATGAAGTGATCCACATCATCCGCACCGAGGAGCATCCGAAAGCCAGGCTCATCGAGCGCTTCGAGCTGAGCGAGATCCAGGCTGATTACATCCTCGATACGCGCTTGCGTCAGTTGGCACGGCTTGAAGAGATGAAGCTGCGCAACGAACAGGACGAACTGAATAAAGAACGTACCAAGCTGATGGCGCTGCTGGGCAGCGAAGCCAAGCTCAAGAAGCTGGTGCGCAGCGAACTGATCAAGGACGCCGAAACCTATGGCGATGATCGCCGCTCGCCCATCGTGGAGCGCGCCGAAGCCAAGGCAATGACCGAGCACGACCTCCTGCCTAACGAGAAAGTCACGGTCGTTCTGTCGGAGAAGGGCTGGGTCCGTTCGGCCAAGGGCCACGACATCGACGCGACCGGTCTTTCTTATAAGGCGGGTGATGTTTTCCAGACCGCCGCCATGGGACGTTCCAACCAATATGCGGTGTTCATCGACTCCACTGGGCGCAGTTACTCGCTGGCCGCGCATACGCTGCCGTCTGCACGTGGCCAGGGCGAGCCGTTGACCGGCAAGCTGCAACCACCACCGGGCGCGACCTTCGAATGCGTGCTGTTGCCTGAAGACGACGCGCTGTACGTGATTGCCTCGGACGCCGGTTACGGGTTCGTGGTCAAGGGTGAGGATCTGCAAGCCAAGAACAAGGCGGGCAAGGCGCTGTTGAGCCTGCCTAAAGGCGCCAAGGTCATGCTGCCGCGTCCAGTGGCGGATCGTGAGCAGAATTGGCTGGCGGCGGTGACCACAGAAGGTCGTCTGCTGATCTTCAAGATCAGTGATCTGCCCCAGTTGAGCAAAGGCAAAGGCAACAAGATCATTGGTGTGCCGGGTGATCGGGTCGCCAGCCGCGAGGAATATGTGACCGACGTTGCGGTGATCCCGCAGGGCGCGACCCTGGTCTTGCAGGCGGGTAAACGCAACCTCTCGCTCAAGCCTGATGATCTTGAACATTACAAGGGCGAGCGCGGTCGGCGGGGTAACAAGTTGCCTCGTGGCTTCCAGCGGGTCGACGCGCTGTTGGTGGAAAACGCCTCTTAA